In Aliiroseovarius pelagivivens, a single window of DNA contains:
- the radC gene encoding RadC family protein, whose translation MTEHSEFQFAEMPQSLFETDEAPIVPIDMKAGKMPSYIKDHRQRLRARFNEGGAQAMPDYELLELLLFRSIPRRDVKPIARELLEIFGDFNRVVTAPADRLRAVAGIGDTVITDLKIIEAAAHRMARSKVIQRHVISSWDAVLDYCHTTMAHRDTEQFRVLFLDRKNVLIADEEQAKGTVDHVPVYPREVVKRALELNASALILVHNHPSGDPTPSDSDIQMTAQVNDAAKALGIALHDHLIIGKSTELSFRSEGYL comes from the coding sequence ATGACTGAACACAGTGAATTTCAATTCGCCGAAATGCCGCAAAGCCTGTTCGAAACGGACGAGGCTCCGATCGTGCCGATTGATATGAAGGCCGGCAAAATGCCGTCCTATATCAAAGATCACCGTCAACGATTGCGCGCGCGTTTTAACGAAGGCGGCGCACAGGCGATGCCGGATTATGAATTGCTAGAGCTTTTGCTGTTCCGCTCTATTCCGCGCCGCGATGTGAAGCCCATAGCGCGCGAGCTTTTGGAGATTTTTGGGGACTTTAACCGCGTGGTCACAGCACCAGCCGATCGGTTGCGCGCCGTGGCGGGGATTGGCGACACTGTCATCACGGACCTGAAGATCATCGAGGCCGCCGCCCATCGCATGGCACGATCCAAGGTGATCCAGCGCCATGTGATTTCCAGCTGGGATGCAGTGCTAGACTATTGTCACACCACTATGGCACATCGTGACACCGAACAGTTCCGAGTGCTGTTTCTGGACCGCAAGAATGTGTTGATCGCAGACGAGGAACAGGCAAAAGGCACAGTTGATCACGTGCCGGTGTACCCACGCGAAGTCGTAAAGCGCGCTTTGGAGCTGAATGCCTCGGCCCTTATTTTGGTGCACAACCATCCATCTGGGGATCCGACGCCATCAGACAGCGATATTCAGATGACGGCGCAGGTGAATGACGCGGCGAAGGCTTTGGGAATTGCGCTGCACGATCACTTGATCATCGGGAAATCGACCGAGCTGAGCTTTCGTTCAGAGGGCTATTTGTAG
- the cysQ gene encoding 3'(2'),5'-bisphosphate nucleotidase CysQ, producing the protein MDFERLETVMRTLALEAGDVIMEIYNSDDFDVRAKSDDSPVTAADEAADALISAGLRAAFPDVLLVTEEQADSHSEQADAFLIVDPLDGTKEFIHRRGDFTVNIAYVKDGTPVRGVVYAPAKGRMFFTRAGGETVEEQGPFQKDTVGALTPISVSKPDNDALFIVASKSHRDQATEDYINKYSVRDSKSAGSSLKFCLVATGEADLYPRVGRTMEWDTAAGHAVLKGAGGDVVRFDDHTPLTYGKPIYENPFFIAYAPGVELKKA; encoded by the coding sequence TTGGATTTTGAGCGTCTGGAAACCGTAATGCGCACGCTGGCCCTGGAAGCGGGTGACGTGATCATGGAGATCTACAACTCGGACGATTTCGATGTGCGCGCCAAGTCAGACGACAGCCCTGTGACTGCAGCGGACGAAGCTGCAGATGCGCTGATTTCTGCCGGGCTGCGGGCAGCGTTCCCGGATGTACTTTTGGTCACGGAAGAACAGGCGGACAGCCACAGCGAACAGGCGGACGCATTCCTGATCGTGGACCCGCTGGACGGCACCAAAGAATTCATTCACCGTCGCGGCGATTTCACTGTGAACATTGCATATGTCAAAGACGGAACCCCTGTGCGCGGCGTGGTTTACGCCCCCGCAAAGGGCCGCATGTTCTTTACCCGCGCCGGCGGCGAAACTGTGGAAGAGCAAGGACCGTTCCAGAAGGACACTGTGGGCGCTCTGACCCCGATCAGCGTGTCAAAGCCTGACAATGATGCTCTGTTCATCGTTGCCTCGAAATCGCACCGCGATCAGGCGACCGAGGACTACATCAACAAATACAGCGTTAGAGACAGCAAATCGGCGGGCAGCTCGTTGAAGTTCTGCCTTGTCGCCACCGGTGAAGCGGATCTGTATCCCCGCGTGGGCCGCACGATGGAGTGGGACACCGCCGCAGGCCACGCTGTTCTGAAAGGTGCCGGCGGAGATGTTGTACGCTTCGACGATCACACGCCTCTGACCTATGGCAAGCCGATCTATGAAAACCCGTTCTTCATTGCCTATGCGCCGGGTGTCGAGCTGAAGAAAGCCTGA
- a CDS encoding ABC transporter permease, with protein sequence MFEAKKKQSRLSAALSMFEVIFHMTAHSIRSTHTNALAAIAINMLQMVIMVAVFYAMFTVIGLRGAALRGDFLLYLMSGIFVFITNVKAMGAVAGSSGPSHPMMQHAPMNTLIAMISAALGSLYIQILTIFVVLTVYHIGFTPIEIHQPIEAFLMILLAWFNGAAIGLVFLALKPWLPQFTGIAQTIYSRANMIASGKMFVANALPFYVIAMFSWNPLFHIVDQTRGFTFLNYNPHYTNWMYPLIFSVVFTLVGLMAENFSRRHVSASWAARQ encoded by the coding sequence ATGTTCGAGGCAAAGAAGAAACAATCGCGGCTGTCTGCAGCGCTTTCGATGTTCGAGGTCATTTTCCACATGACCGCGCACAGCATTCGCAGCACGCACACCAACGCACTGGCGGCAATTGCCATCAACATGTTGCAAATGGTGATCATGGTGGCCGTGTTCTATGCGATGTTCACCGTAATCGGACTGCGTGGCGCTGCGCTGAGGGGCGACTTCCTGCTCTATCTCATGTCAGGCATCTTTGTTTTCATAACGAACGTCAAAGCGATGGGCGCCGTGGCTGGATCATCCGGTCCGTCGCATCCAATGATGCAACACGCGCCAATGAATACCTTGATCGCCATGATCTCGGCAGCATTGGGGTCCCTCTATATTCAGATCTTGACCATCTTTGTTGTTCTGACGGTCTATCACATCGGCTTCACGCCCATCGAAATACATCAGCCAATCGAAGCGTTTCTTATGATCTTGTTGGCGTGGTTCAACGGTGCCGCGATCGGTCTGGTCTTTCTTGCACTGAAACCGTGGCTTCCCCAATTCACCGGCATCGCACAAACGATCTATTCGCGGGCGAATATGATCGCTTCCGGCAAGATGTTCGTGGCGAACGCCCTTCCGTTCTATGTGATTGCGATGTTCAGCTGGAACCCATTGTTCCATATCGTCGACCAAACGCGCGGGTTCACTTTTCTCAACTACAACCCCCACTATACAAACTGGATGTATCCGCTGATTTTCTCGGTCGTGTTTACGTTGGTGGGTCTTATGGCAGAAAACTTTTCGCGCAGACACGTTTCAGCCAGTTGGGCCGCACGCCAATAA
- the dnaK gene encoding molecular chaperone DnaK gives MAKVIGIDLGTTNSCVAIMDGSQPRVIENAEGARTTPSIVAFKDEERLVGQPAKRQAVTNPDNTVFAVKRLIGRNMNDPAVEKDKKLVPYSIVDGGNGDAWVEAAGEKYSPSQISAFILGKMKETAESYLGEEVTQAVITVPAYFNDAQRQATKDAGKIAGLEVLRIINEPTAAALAYGLDKSETQTIAVYDLGGGTFDVTILEIDDGLFEVKSTNGDTFLGGEDFDMRIVQYLVDEFKKENQVDLSKDKMALQRLKEAAEKAKIELSSASQTEINQPFISMGADGAPLHMVMKLTRAKLESLVSDLIKRSIKPCQAALKDAGLSTGDIDEVVLVGGMTRMPRVMEEVSKFFGKEPHKGVNPDEVVAMGAAIQAGVLQGDVKDVVLLDVTPLSLGIETLGGVFTRLIDRNTTIPTKKSQIFSTAEDNQNAVTLRVFQGEREMAADNKILGQFNLEDIPPAPRGLPQIEVTFDIDANGIVEVGAKDKGTGKEHKITIQASGGLSDDDIDAMVKDAEANAEADKERKELVEARNQAESLIHSTEKSMEEHNDKVDPTTIEAIELAIAALKDDLAKEDASADKIKGGVQNVTEAAMKLGEAIYKSQQEEAAGEASEEADGPSAVDDDIVDADFEDLDDSKR, from the coding sequence ATGGCCAAAGTCATCGGTATCGACCTCGGCACCACCAACTCGTGTGTTGCCATCATGGACGGCTCGCAACCGCGAGTCATCGAAAACGCAGAAGGCGCACGTACCACGCCTTCGATCGTCGCCTTCAAAGATGAAGAGCGACTGGTAGGCCAGCCGGCTAAACGTCAGGCTGTCACCAACCCCGACAACACTGTCTTCGCCGTGAAGCGTCTGATCGGACGCAACATGAACGATCCGGCTGTCGAAAAAGACAAGAAGCTGGTTCCCTATTCGATCGTGGATGGCGGCAACGGCGACGCATGGGTTGAAGCTGCCGGCGAAAAGTATTCGCCCTCGCAGATCTCGGCCTTCATTCTGGGCAAGATGAAAGAGACGGCAGAAAGCTATCTGGGTGAAGAAGTCACTCAGGCCGTGATCACCGTGCCCGCATATTTCAACGACGCTCAGCGTCAGGCCACCAAAGACGCCGGCAAGATCGCTGGCCTGGAAGTGCTGCGGATCATCAACGAACCGACCGCAGCTGCTCTGGCCTATGGTCTGGACAAGTCGGAAACCCAAACCATCGCGGTTTATGACCTTGGTGGTGGTACCTTCGACGTGACCATTCTGGAAATCGACGACGGCCTGTTTGAAGTGAAATCGACCAACGGTGACACGTTCCTTGGTGGTGAAGACTTCGACATGCGCATCGTTCAGTATCTGGTCGATGAGTTCAAAAAAGAAAACCAGGTCGATCTGTCGAAAGACAAGATGGCTCTGCAGCGCCTGAAAGAAGCCGCTGAGAAAGCCAAGATCGAACTGTCGTCGGCCTCGCAGACCGAAATCAACCAACCCTTCATCTCGATGGGCGCTGATGGTGCGCCGCTGCACATGGTTATGAAACTGACCCGCGCCAAGCTGGAAAGCCTTGTGTCGGACCTGATCAAGCGTTCGATCAAGCCGTGTCAGGCTGCTCTGAAAGACGCTGGTCTGTCGACCGGCGACATCGACGAAGTGGTTCTGGTCGGTGGTATGACCCGTATGCCGCGCGTGATGGAAGAGGTCTCGAAGTTCTTCGGCAAGGAACCCCACAAGGGTGTGAACCCGGACGAAGTGGTTGCCATGGGTGCTGCCATTCAGGCTGGTGTTCTGCAGGGCGACGTTAAAGACGTTGTTCTTCTGGACGTAACCCCGCTGTCGCTGGGCATCGAAACGCTGGGTGGTGTTTTCACCCGCCTGATCGACCGCAACACGACGATCCCGACTAAGAAGTCGCAGATCTTCTCGACCGCGGAAGACAACCAGAACGCCGTAACCCTGCGTGTGTTCCAAGGCGAACGTGAAATGGCTGCGGACAACAAGATCCTGGGCCAGTTCAACCTTGAAGACATCCCGCCCGCACCGCGTGGCCTGCCTCAGATCGAGGTGACCTTCGACATCGACGCCAACGGCATCGTTGAAGTGGGCGCCAAAGACAAAGGCACCGGCAAAGAGCACAAAATCACCATCCAAGCGTCGGGCGGTCTGTCGGATGACGACATCGACGCAATGGTGAAAGACGCTGAAGCCAACGCCGAGGCCGATAAAGAGCGTAAAGAGCTTGTCGAAGCTCGCAACCAGGCCGAAAGCCTGATCCACTCGACCGAAAAGTCGATGGAAGAGCACAACGACAAGGTCGACCCGACCACGATCGAAGCCATCGAGCTGGCAATTGCTGCTCTGAAGGACGATCTGGCCAAGGAAGACGCGTCGGCTGACAAGATCAAAGGCGGCGTTCAGAACGTGACCGAAGCGGCCATGAAGCTGGGCGAAGCGATCTATAAGTCGCAGCAAGAAGAAGCTGCGGGGGAAGCCTCGGAAGAAGCTGATGGCCCCTCGGCCGTTGACGATGACATCGTTGACGCTGACTTCGAAGACCTTGACGACAGCAAACGCTAA
- the dnaJ gene encoding molecular chaperone DnaJ: MAKRDYYDVLGADKGASADELKKAYRKKAKELHPDRNSDNPDAESQFKEVNEAYEVLKDAEKKAAYDRFGHAAFEGGMGGRPGGGHPGQGDFASAFSDVFDDLFGDFMGGRPGSGRARAQRGSDLRYNLRVTLEEAFSGLQKTINVPTSVACDECSGTGSESGAEPTICPTCQGMGKVRAQQGFFTVERACPTCQGTGQMIQNPCKSCHGAGRKEKERSLSVNIPAGVETGTRIRLAGEGEAGMRGGPSGDLYIFIEVADHAIFDREGTHLHCRVPVSMSAAALGGDIEVPTIDGGRSRVKIPSGSQSGRQMRLRSKGMPGLRGGPNGDMYIELAVETPVNLTSQQKELLREFEKLSEENNPESSSFFTKVRSFWDSMKG; this comes from the coding sequence ATGGCAAAACGTGATTACTATGACGTTCTTGGCGCCGACAAAGGTGCTTCGGCGGACGAGCTGAAGAAAGCCTATCGCAAGAAGGCCAAAGAGCTTCATCCAGATCGGAATTCCGACAATCCCGACGCCGAGTCCCAGTTCAAAGAAGTGAACGAGGCCTACGAAGTCCTGAAGGACGCCGAGAAGAAGGCGGCCTATGACCGCTTTGGTCATGCAGCCTTTGAAGGCGGCATGGGCGGACGTCCCGGCGGCGGCCATCCCGGCCAAGGCGATTTCGCCAGCGCGTTTTCGGACGTGTTCGACGATCTGTTCGGTGACTTCATGGGTGGACGTCCCGGCAGTGGCCGCGCGCGTGCTCAGCGTGGGTCGGACCTGCGCTATAACCTGCGTGTCACGCTGGAAGAGGCGTTCTCGGGTCTGCAGAAAACCATTAACGTGCCGACCTCGGTCGCGTGTGATGAATGCAGCGGCACCGGGTCCGAATCTGGGGCCGAACCAACAATCTGCCCAACCTGTCAGGGCATGGGCAAGGTTCGTGCGCAGCAGGGTTTCTTTACCGTTGAACGCGCCTGTCCGACCTGTCAGGGCACCGGCCAGATGATCCAGAACCCTTGCAAATCCTGCCACGGCGCAGGGCGTAAGGAAAAGGAACGCTCGCTGTCGGTGAACATCCCGGCTGGCGTTGAAACCGGCACCCGCATTCGTCTGGCTGGCGAAGGCGAAGCTGGAATGCGCGGCGGGCCCTCGGGCGATCTGTATATCTTCATCGAAGTGGCCGATCACGCCATTTTCGACCGCGAAGGCACACACTTGCATTGCCGCGTTCCCGTATCGATGAGCGCAGCAGCGCTTGGCGGAGACATCGAGGTTCCGACCATCGATGGTGGCCGCTCGCGCGTGAAGATCCCGTCAGGCAGCCAATCAGGTCGTCAGATGCGTCTGCGTTCGAAGGGTATGCCCGGTCTGCGCGGTGGTCCGAATGGTGACATGTATATCGAGCTTGCCGTGGAAACGCCGGTCAACTTGACCTCGCAGCAGAAAGAACTGCTGCGCGAGTTCGAGAAGCTGTCGGAAGAGAACAACCCTGAAAGCTCAAGCTTCTTTACGAAAGTCAGAAGCTTCTGGGACAGCATGAAGGGCTGA
- a CDS encoding 3-deoxy-manno-octulosonate cytidylyltransferase, giving the protein MATLIVIPARYASTRFLGKALAPLRGATGQKKTLIHRSWDAAQAVRGVDRVVVATDDDRIRDEAEGFGAEVVMTSQTCENGTERCAEALTALGEDFDVIVNLQGDAPLTPPWFVEELVAALKTHPAAEVATPVLRCDGRALSGFLEDRKAGRVGGTTAVFGAEGHALYFSKEVIPYTQGNGWSDHDQTPVFHHVGVYAYRPSALAAYPLWSAGPLEQLEGLEQLRFLEREKPIQCVEVDARSRQFWELNNPEDVPRIESILQELGVE; this is encoded by the coding sequence ATGGCGACGCTGATTGTCATCCCGGCGCGATACGCCTCGACCCGGTTTCTGGGCAAGGCGCTTGCGCCACTGCGGGGGGCGACGGGGCAGAAAAAGACCCTAATCCACCGCAGTTGGGACGCCGCGCAGGCTGTGCGCGGCGTCGACCGGGTTGTGGTTGCCACCGATGATGACCGCATTCGGGACGAGGCCGAAGGGTTTGGCGCCGAAGTCGTAATGACCTCGCAGACCTGCGAAAACGGAACCGAACGGTGCGCCGAAGCCCTGACCGCGCTGGGCGAAGATTTCGACGTCATCGTCAACCTGCAGGGCGACGCCCCTTTGACGCCTCCGTGGTTCGTCGAGGAACTGGTCGCCGCACTAAAGACCCATCCTGCCGCCGAGGTCGCCACGCCGGTCTTGCGCTGCGATGGCCGTGCACTTTCCGGATTTCTGGAAGACCGCAAGGCAGGGCGTGTCGGCGGGACCACTGCGGTTTTCGGGGCAGAGGGCCATGCGCTTTATTTCTCGAAAGAAGTGATCCCGTATACGCAGGGAAATGGCTGGTCAGACCACGATCAGACGCCCGTATTTCACCATGTGGGCGTTTATGCCTACCGCCCGTCTGCACTTGCCGCCTACCCGCTTTGGTCGGCAGGGCCGCTGGAGCAGCTGGAAGGGTTAGAGCAGCTTCGTTTTCTAGAGCGCGAGAAGCCCATTCAGTGCGTTGAAGTCGACGCCCGATCCCGCCAGTTCTGGGAGCTGAACAACCCAGAAGACGTTCCGCGGATCGAGTCGATTTTGCAAGAGCTTGGAGTAGAGTAG